The following nucleotide sequence is from Drosophila simulans strain w501 chromosome 3L, Prin_Dsim_3.1, whole genome shotgun sequence.
GTGAAGGGCTTCCGGCACAGCGGGCACTTTGTCACAGAGGAGGCGCACTTGGCGCAGGCCACCACATGACCGCATGGCAGGAATGCCGTATTGTACTCGGCGCCGTAGCAGATCTTGCACAGCTTCTCCTCGGGTATGGAGGTGGAGCCGCTGCTGTTTGTCGAGGGAGGAGCCACCGCTGTCGCCTCGACGATCTTGTTGAAGATGCGTGTGGCTGCCGTGGGAGCTACGGACGGAGCAACATCCCCCGAACCGGCCTCCCCCGATGTCTGCTGCTCTTCCTCTGAAGCCTGTGTGCTGGCCATCGAAGAGctctcctccttctcctcggcCAGCTCTGGTTTGGCGGCCACCGTATCGATATAGAGCTGACCCTTCATCAGCTTGACGAATCGGCACTGACTTAGCCAGAGGGCGTGCTGTTCCCAGGGCTCGTCGTTGTCGTTCCAATCCATGAGACCACCGCCGCAACTGAAGCAGCGGACGCGATCCCCAACGCCTGTGTAGAAGAATCCCGCCTCGGCCAGCTGGTGGGGCTTCTGTTTCAGATTCCTCGGCCAAGCCTCGAAGGTGCGCAGGCGTGCCGTCTCGATGGCGTATTCGGGATACTGGGGAAAATAATTGCCACTGGCGGCTGCTGGACGACACGTCTCCGGCTGGACATCGCCAGTGGCCTGCGTCGCCGTCGACGCATGGGTGGCGACCATTACCCTCGGTTGCGGGGATGCGGTTCCAGTTGCACTGGTTGCCGCATTTGCTGTATTCACGCCAATCGACTGAATTAGCTGCGACATGGGTATGGCGCCTTCTGAGTAGGCATGCTCCCTCATCTCCAGCGTCGAGTCGTTGGCGCCGCAGATATCGTAGCTGATTGGCGGCAGGATGCGATCTAATGCTTCGCCATTGATCGGTACATTGTTGGTAGTGCGCCGGCGCAACAGTGGGCAGTTGGGAGACCATCGCTGATGCTCCGGCACGGGCTGATCCTCCTGCTCCCAGCAACCGATTTCCACGCCGCAGAAATAGCATTTAACTTTGTCGCCGGTGTGTGTAAAGTACATGCCCGTTTGGGCCAATTGGCGTTTATCCAGCCAATCCAGCGGCCAGTCGGTGAAGGTCTTTAGGCGCGCCTCCTCGCTGTTTAAATCGTTCATTCtggttttgtttatattgtttttgaatAGCTGCGTCGCGTTCGTGTTGTTATCCACCTGATCGAAAGCGATAGGTCCATAAGACAGAAGATCGGCTACCACAGATGCCATTTTGTGTTCCGGTTGTTAGCTCCTTTGTTGGTCTGATTCTTAATTTCTTCTCTGGCTCCTTTCCTCTGAAGTCGAAACTGAATAAAAAGAGAGAATCCAAacgttaatatttttgtatactGCTTTATACTGCTTATAATGGCCAACTGGCACGTACTAAAAGTTGCAAGCTTAATTTATAACACAGATAAGGTTCAGGTTATATTTTAGACGTCAATGGAGATAAAAATACATTCCTAAGTAACTTATACATTTGGATGTGAATAACATAATTTTCTAAAACAACTAAGCTTTTTTACGCCAATTTCCTTATCACAACAAGTCAATTAGGGCAGCACAATATCCTtatctttttttaattaaaatttccattGAAAATAATCCAACAAGTTTTCGTTATCGttgatttcatatttaaatcgATCAATCACATTTTGGTATTATTTGTACCTTTTTTTCtgcaaaaaggacaaaaatgTTCACGAACAAAACTTCCAGACACTTTGTAGCACGACTTCTACGTCTTTCAGAGTGTGTATGTACAATGCA
It contains:
- the LOC6738236 gene encoding death-associated inhibitor of apoptosis 1, whose protein sequence is MASVVADLLSYGPIAFDQVDNNTNATQLFKNNINKTRMNDLNSEEARLKTFTDWPLDWLDKRQLAQTGMYFTHTGDKVKCYFCGVEIGCWEQEDQPVPEHQRWSPNCPLLRRRTTNNVPINGEALDRILPPISYDICGANDSTLEMREHAYSEGAIPMSQLIQSIGVNTANAATSATGTASPQPRVMVATHASTATQATGDVQPETCRPAAASGNYFPQYPEYAIETARLRTFEAWPRNLKQKPHQLAEAGFFYTGVGDRVRCFSCGGGLMDWNDNDEPWEQHALWLSQCRFVKLMKGQLYIDTVAAKPELAEEKEESSSMASTQASEEEQQTSGEAGSGDVAPSVAPTAATRIFNKIVEATAVAPPSTNSSGSTSIPEEKLCKICYGAEYNTAFLPCGHVVACAKCASSVTKCPLCRKPFTDVMRVYFS